One segment of Gadus chalcogrammus isolate NIFS_2021 chromosome 8, NIFS_Gcha_1.0, whole genome shotgun sequence DNA contains the following:
- the si:dkeyp-68b7.12 gene encoding rho GTPase-activating protein 30, protein MRRARRKGANKEKVFGCDLQEHLAASSQEIPHVLKICSEFLEEHGVVDGIYRLSGVSSNIQKLRSEFDNEASPDLHKDLYLQDIHCVSSLCKAYFRELPNPLLTYNLYDKFAEAVALKLEEERLVKIRDVLKELPALHYRTLEFLMCHLVRMASHSAETNMHSRNLAIVWAPNLLRSKDIENSGFNGTAAFMEVRVQSIVVEFILNHVSQLFSGEGVPQDRRVSLPSPTAAFGPEEPILRELPANMAHYGHISPGDGPIAMRPYHAIIEGTDKRKGSLKGRKWMSIFNIGGRFHEPWKRSKSSQKEKDRCALRPARSMDSLSIQTYTNEAKCSGSRHPVQHPSAMSGSGAAPSPLAGGEAAPPAGATGGSGYAVTYRRGTGVLSGGGGTQGTYSSLDPEGLGAGGAGGGGSPGTPSRSPGQSSAKVGRRAAMHISEPHIVTVPLHITSNMALVVLQGGGGDRVVHCGKDRDGGGRAHGKERGSGRGEKKRKGGGGEQTAVTTETLVEDEKGGQNHLEEDKSGDNWKPDVQSGGEEEGDSEEMSEDEGVLDDDQVKPVENDGGRVSDGEPDAEIVNSDLHQYVPEDTDDEYMDMRGEGLEDLDHRSSELPGVQRVPGPEGEAHELSGYVQESFDFLDHIDCSVSSQVNEFSVEPPAYEDDEYEDMEAPGLALCSSPLASKETEPSAHRPNRHSEPYPGTPLPHQRQAPSQRLSNRQMKSLSLPYMSTYFCPPESSSEDDEDDDCTADDEDDDGCFDQDGGENEEGDIFYKSLPSGYAFHNLSWTAPDGPDPSPTPADHCVDPFVDEESGRPLQSSEASALEAMGIAGGSRETGNMENGYAVTSLTMEDREGEEGCREEDGARTNMPNQRVDTGDLPLPLVHTSRAAGGSDPPSPVPEPAEALGRSLPTEVPTGSEATAEVRVERGDVPHRCVKNSWSGSLEVASPPPSQMETFDFPDGILDGFPEFCEELPEPPSDLSVWEDEGMDSVQGEWNQVGQKTNDVGEVIIAGTPDEEPGRVPTCKRGEQGPEADVCTLAHKGEDVLCQMAQQPVESSESPVGSPEEIEIAQSEGEQQSAVGGTDIQVVELQDVHDLDERMKENKEEKMVQKDEAGIPEAPKEESGEVFDEQASKDKGKREDLEPIESDSTEESVPNDEQDRKDGKNQDKQEKLSVCGDGKIIRPFGEPEAPEKEIKNAGSTQEHSQPPVSMDRKAEGTNTSQRDMPEPKHHALKEGLEGHSGGGSEVGVGRKLVISHQSPSKVYQVRSVPVVPPKPQHCRLTALNLRQQEQQQEQQQQQQQEQQPQQQQQQQQQQQQQQQHRQNSECRIPDREREWKKETPLDDIYVGEVEAVEEGVDEKQGEAKQRKGLAVAEKQRRSRDWEDITVKDASAKNNPLSMCFDEAVAKATMRRERERESSDRERQKDWGYE, encoded by the exons ATGCGGCGAGCCCGGAGGAAGGGGGCCAATAAGGAGAAGGTGTTCGGCTGCGATCTGCAGGAACATCTGGCCGCCTCCTCGCAAGAGA TTCCTCATGTGTTAAAGATCTGCAGCGAGTTCCTCGAGGAGCACGGGGTCGTCGACGGCATCTACCGGCTGTCCGGGGTATCTTCCAACATACAGAAACTCAG GAGTGAGTTTGACAATGAAGCCAGTCCGGACCTCCACAAGGATTTGTACCTGCAGGACATCCACTGCGTCAGCTCCCTCTGCAAGGCCTACTTCCGGGAGCTGCCCAACCCACTGCTCACCTACAACCTCTATGACAAGTTTGCC GAGGCTGTGGCCCtcaagctggaggaggagagattggTGAAGATAAGAGATGTGCTCAAGGAGCTACCCGCCCTTCATTACAG GACCCTGGAGTTCCTCATGTGCCACCTTGTGAGGATGGCTTCCCATTCCGCCGAGACCAACATGCACTCCAGGAACCTGGCCATCGTCTGGGCCCCCAATCTCCTCAG gtccAAGGACATTGAGAACTCCGGGTTCAACGGTACGGCCGCCTTCATGGAGGTGAGGGTGCAGTCCATCGTGGTGGAGTTCATCCTCAACCACGTCTCTCAACTCTTCAGTGGAGAAG GTGTACCCCAGGATAGGCGGGTTTCCTTGCCCTCCCCAACTGCAGCGTTTGGTCCGGAGGAACCAATCCTTCGGGAGCTTCCTGCAAATATGGCTCACTATGGCCACATAAGCCCTGGGGATGGTCCAATTGCCATGAGACCCTACCATGCGATTATTGAAGGCACTGACAA GAGGAAGGGGTCTCTCAAGGGCAGGAAATGGATGTCCATCTTCAACATCGGGGGACGATTCCACGAACCGTGGAAACGGAGCAAGAGCAGTCAAAAAG AGAAAGACAGGTGTGCATTGAGGCCGGCCAGAAGTATGGACTCCCTCAGCATTCAAACGTATACAAATGAAG CAAAATGTTCAGGATCCAGGCACCCTGTCCAGCACCCCTCCGCCATGTCCGGGTCCGGGGCCGCCCCCAGTCCCCTGGCCGGCGGCGAGgcggcgccccctgctggtgccACGGGGGGCAGCGGGTACGCCGTCACCTACCGACGGGGCACCGGGGTGCTGAGCGGGGGCGGCGGGACCCAGGGCACCTACAGCTCCCTGGACCCCGAGGGCCTCGGGgccggcggggcgggggggggcggctcgCCGGGGACCCCCTCCAGATCCCCCGGCCAATCCTCGGCCAAGGTGGGCCGTCGGGCGGCCATGCATATCTCCGAGCCCCACATCGTCACCGTGCCCCTCCACATCACCTCCAACATGGCCCTGGTGGTGctgcaggggggcgggggcgacCGGGTGGTGCACTGCGGAAAGGACCGGGACGGAGGAGGCCGGGCCCACGGGAAGGAAAGAGGttctgggaggggggagaagaagaggaagg gaggaggaggagaacaaacTGCTGTCACAACAGAGACATTGGTGGAGGACGAGAAAGGTGGACAGAACCACCTGGAAGAAGACAAGAGCGGTGACAATTGGAAGCCAGATGTGCAAAGTGGtggggaagaggaaggagacagtgaggagatgAGCGAAGACGAGGGGGTCCTGGACGATGACCAGGTCAAGCCTGTGGAAAACGATGGAGGTCGGGTCTCTGATGGAGAGCCAGATGCTGAAATTGTGAATTCTGACCTGCACCAATATGTTCCTGAAGACACTGACGATGAATACATGG AtatgaggggtgaggggttggAGGACCTGGACCACCGCTCATCAGAGCTGCCCGGTGTCCAACGCGTCCCTGGACCTGAGGGGGAGGCCCACGAGCTCTCGGGTTACGTTCAGGAGAGCTTTGACTTCCTGGACCACATCGACTGCAGCGTCTCGAgccag GTGAACGAGTTCTCCGTGGAACCTCCCGCCTATGAGGACGATGAGTACGAGGACATGGAAGCTCCCGGGCTGGCTCTCTGCAGCTCCCCCCTGGCGTCTAAGGAGACGGAGCCCTCGGCCCACCGCCCGAATCGACACTCCGAGCCCTACCCCGGAACTCCGCTGCCCCACCAACGCCAAGCGCCCTCGCAGAGGCTCTCCAACAGACAGATGAAGTCCCTCAGCCTGCCCTACATGAGCACCTACTTCTGTCCGCCCGAGTCCTCCTCCGAAGACGACGAAGACGACGACTGCACTGCAGACGATGAAGACGATGACGGTTGTTTTGATCAGGACGGCGGCGAGAATGAAGAAGGGGACATTTTCTACAAGAGTCTCCCCTCTGGTTACGCGTTCCACAACCTGAGCTGGACCGCGCCAGATGGTCCCGACCCCTCGCCCACGCCGGCGGACCACTGTGTCGACCCCTTTGTTGACGAGGAGTCTGGCCGCCCGTTGCAGAGCTCCGAGGCCTCAGCGCTCGAGGCCATGGGCATCGCAGGAGGTAGCCGTGAGACCGGAAATATGGAAAATGGGTACGCCGTGACGAGCCTTACTATGGAGGATAGGGAGGGTGAAGAGGGGTGCCGGGAAGAAGACGGAGCACGAACGAACATGCCAAATCAAAG AGTGGACACAGgagacctccccctccccctggtccATACCAGTCGAGCTGCAGGTGGATCagaccccccgtcccccgtgcCAGAGCCCGCTGAGGCTTTGGGCCGCTCACTGCCAACCGAGGTCCCCACAGGCAGCGAAGCAACGGCGGAGGTTAGAGTCGAACGGGGCGACGTTCCCCACAGGTGTGTGAAAAACTCTTGGAGTGGTTCACTTGAGGTGGCgtcgcctcctccttctcagaTGGAGACTTTTGACTTCCCAGATGGAATCCTTGATGGGTTTCCAGAGTTTTGCGAAGAACTGCCAGAACCCCCGTCAGACCTCTCTGTTTGGGAAGACGAGGGAATGGACAGTGTTCAGGGAGAGTGGAATCAGGTCGGGCAAAAGACAAATGACGTAGGTGAGGTGATCATCGCCGGAACTCCGGATGAAGAGCCCGGGAGAGTGCCTACGTGCAAGAGAGGTGAACAAGGGCCAGAGGCTGATGTCTGCACGCTAGCCCACAAAGGTGAAGATGTTCTGTGTCAAATGGCACAACAGCCGGTGGAGTCCAGCGAGAGTCCAGTTGGTTCTCCAGAAGAAATAGAAATTGCACAAAGTGAGGGAGAACAGCAGTCTGCAGTAGGGGGAACAGACATTCAGGTTGTGGAACTCCAAGATGTTCATGATTTGGACGAACGAATGAAAGAAAATAAGGAGGAAAAGATGGTCCAGAAAGACGAAGCTGGGATCCCAGAAGCACCGAAAGAGGAGTCCGGGGAAGTGTTTGACGAACAAGCCAGCAAAGACAAAGGGAAAAGGGAAGATTTAGAGCCAATAGAAAGTGATTCAACAGAGGAAAGTGTACCGAACGATGAGCAGGACAGAAAAGATGGTAAAAACCAAGATAAACAAGAGAAGTTGTCCGTTTGTGGAGACGGTAAAATTATCCGGCCCTTTGGCGAACCAGAAGCTCCTGAAAAGGAGATAAAGAATGCAGGTAGCACCCAAGAGCATTCTCAACCACCGGTGAGCATGGACAGAAAAGCCGAAGGAACAAACACAAGTCAACGAGACATGCCAGAGCCAAAGCATCACGCGTTAAAGGAGGGCTTAGAGGGCCACTCAGGAGGGGGGTCTGAGGTAGGTGTCGGTAGAAAGCTGGTCATTTCCCACCAATCTCCTTCTAAAGTTTACCAAGTCCGGTCGGTGCCGGTCGTGCCGCCGAAACCCCAGCACTGCAGGCTAACAGCACTGAATCTCCGGCAGCAAGAGCAGCAGCaagagcagcagcaacagcagcagcaagagcagcagccacagcagcagcagcagcagcagcagcagcagcagcagcagcagcagcacaggcAGAATAGTGAGTGCAGGATCCCAGACAGGGAGCGAGAATGGAAAAAGGAGACCCCACTAGATGACATTTATGTTGGGGAGGTGGAAGCAGTAGAAGAGGGTGTGGATGAGAAACAAGGGGAAGCAAAGCAGAGGAAGGGGCTAGCCGTAGCAGAGAAGCAAAGGAGGAGTAGGGACTGGGAGGATATCACAGTGAAGGATGCCAGCGCTAAAAACAATCCCCTCAGTATGTGTTTTGATGAGGCGGTCGCCAAAGCGACCATGCgacgagaaagggagagagagagcagtgacaGGGAGAGGCAAAAGGATTGGGGATATGAATGA
- the LOC130387064 gene encoding zinc finger protein 629-like, protein MSSPSHFSVQMSAIMDVLSKAAVAEITKLVEDESVVLRLEISQRDGEILELKRSLRQMEVDLFEAQESIAKAEASRCPEEINAFGAYGLQGRDKVEHDFSIPLGAEQNHIHEQMDPRVKIKSEPLDERDQPPLMNPVNTELAEIDKLAFDPEEDMVSPWPSSTVFEDVAVEQTHPTDPAQHGTTTHWNSAGAPKLCGASLMKEAPQVPPMCTGSTILPTNTSTEFPYLSGEGEGEGEAMQCRRLIQAGLLPTDLQRWNSVGNFFGDNTPSRKPSMAGRMARGWRANQKLPQSSHSHFLHRTQKPYKCQECGKSFTQRTRLNSHQSVHTGERPFSCQICGKLFSRQDNCVRHERFHSGIKPYRCETCGKCFTALSNVKIHQEIHRRGQ, encoded by the exons ATGTCTTCCCCTTCACATTTTAGTGTACAAATGTCGGCAATAATGGATGTTCTGTCAAAGGCAGCAGTAGCCGAAATTACCAAGCTGGTCGAGGACGAGTCCGTCGTACTACGACTTGAAATTAGTCAGAGAGACGGTGAAATACTAGAACTCAAAAGAAGTTTGAGACAGATGGAAGTGGATCTTTTTGAAGCGCAAGAATCCATCGCTAAAGCAGAAGCCTCGAGATGTCCAGAAGAGATCAATGCGTTTGGAGCGTACGGGCTTCAAGGTAGAGATAAAG ttGAACATGATTTTAGTATACCCCTCGGCGCCGAGCAGAACCACATCCATGAGCAGATGGACCCGAGAGTGAAGATCAAGTCTGAGCCGCTGGACGAAAGGGATCAGCCTCCACTAATGAATCCAGTCAATACAGAGCTAGCAGAGATCGATAAGTTGGCCTTTGACCCTGAAGAGGACATGGTCTCTCCCTGGCCATCCAGTACTGTCTTTGAGGACGTGGCTGTCGAACAAACCCATCCAACAGATCCCGCTCAACATGGAACAACGACCCACTGGAATTCGGCCGGAGCACCCAAGCTTTGCGGCGCGTCACTGATGAAGGAAGCGCCCCAGGTACCACCAATGTGCACAGGAAGTACAATTTTGCCGACTAACACCTCAACAGAATTCCCCTATTTGTCCGgtgagggcgagggcgagggcgaaGCCATGCAATGCCGGCGTCTCATACAGGCGGGACTACTACCAACAGACCTGCAAAGGTGGAATTCCGTCGGCAACTTTTTCGGGGACAACACCCCCAGTAGAAAACCCTCCATGGCGGGGAGGATGGCGAGAGGTTGGCGAGCCAATCAAAAGCTTCCACAGTCCAGCCACAGTCACTTCCTCCACAGGACTCAAAAGCCCTACAAGTGTCAGGAGTGCGGCAAGTCGTTCACGCAGAGGACCCGGTTGAACTCGCATCAGAGCGTCCACACGGGGGAGAGGCCCTTCAGCTGTCAGATCTGTGGCAAGCTGTTCTCCCGTCAGGACAACTGCGTCCGCCACGAGCGCTTCCACAGCGGGAtcaagccctacaggtgtgaaacGTGCGGGAAATGCTTCACGGCCCTGAGTAACGTCAAAATACACCAGGAGATCCACAGACGAGGGCAATAA